The sequence tttttttttatttttttttctaggccaatttaaaaaaaaaaactactgtaagattttttcattttttttacacaatttcCCTCCCAAGAATGACatatgcctttttaaaaaaaaaaagtcggaAATCACTTCTTTAAgacaaaatgcctggaaaaatataaaagattctgtttttaactaaaaaataaataaaataaattaagaattggCTTTAATTACCTGGAACAGGTAAACAATTAATCataccgaaaaaaaataattaaatttattgaaaaagtattggtgtattattttatataaaaattggttTCAATTTCCtcgaaaattttaacaatttcttaTAACTATTAAATTCCCAGAAaactttcataataaaaaaaataacctcaattgcctgaaaaaaattcaagaatatTTGTGATGATTTTCTCAAAGCTATCGACTGTGATAATCTTGTTTTAgcggtatttttagattttaagagagcCTTCGAAACGATAAatagacaatttttaattaccaTACTACAGCAATTAGGAATCATGCTTTGAGTTGATTTAAGTCGTTACATACAATCGTTACATAGCTACAgttaaaaatttcaatgaaaACGAATTCGAAGTTCTGGGACTAAAATCTGTCGAtggaagaaaaactgtttttaaaccaCAAGAAGGCGACGAGTTTTCCATAGAGTTGGCAGATATAATTGCTATTTTGCCAGAACCTGCCGCTGAATGCGTCAAAGGTCAAATCATTTATCAATTCAAAAAAGCAGTAGATATTAAGGAGGTGTAAATCGTTACTATACGCATTACTGCTTCTATTTATTAATTGAagatttgtttctttattttttgaatgtcttttataagtttttgtatatttaaacaagtgtttttaataaagtattaaaaaactgcaatgtttcttttttattttatctaaaaaaataaccaattagTGGAATTTTAAGACTGATCAAGTTCTCCCTAAGTGATCAATTTTACCCCAAAACCTAAAATTATCTGTAACTTTTAAACGGATTGATGAACTTAAGCGGGGGTTAAATTGTTCATAATGTATTTTAAAGCATAATAAGAAGAATACAATTATATGGCACTGATCAAAGTCACCCCCCTTTTGGTATGAAATTGATCACAccttattttggcatttttttaaacaactttaaatttagaGCAGATACGATTGCAAAATCCTTTCACGGCATCCATACACAatcatttatgattaattttaatatcgataCGCAGTTATCAAAAAAGTTACGAGCAAATTTACAAACGAAATGATCAATTTAACCCCGTTTCACGGTACAAATAAAATGTTCTGTTTATGAATTTTTAGTCTCACACAAATGAATTCGCATGTATCAGAAAAATGTtaacatcaataatttttactcTTGTATAAACAataagattttacaaaaatggcAACATCGCCTCCCCTACCCCCTTGACGATCCCTTCTAAGAAAGTTATAGCCACTAATTCTATACCTACTCGAACAATACTTAGAGAAGAGAGCCATGTTTCCGATAACgctaaaatttgaaatttgaaatcgTAAATATAGTTTATTAATTCGTCAAGCCCTGTATTGAGGGTTTGGATATTAAGGTGTGCTACTAATAAATGGTTGTGGGTGCTTGAAGCATCATTAAAGTTAGCCATAGTTAAACAGAAAAGAAATCCATGGGCCTCTACCACAGTCGCCCCTCAGCCAATGCCCAGAATCCCACATActacctaaaaataaaactatacaaacaaaaacgaaataaattaattaaaaggaaaaCGAATTGCAAtggtaaaaatgttaaaatgcaTGATTTACACCTTGTGAAAAGAGCTTGTAATAACTATAACATAACCTACCTTAAGTACGATGTATATCCCCTGAATAGAAAATTAGTTATCCATATGAATATTCTATCTGATATGTTAAATAACATAAGtagataaaaatacaaaaaaaagcaaattttatctttttctgtattttttttatctactttCTACTTACTACCTTTTCAACTAATGCTTCATTTGATCAACTCAtatttacttttgttaaattgtaAGAGTTATGTTATTCGCCTAATTCTAGCTGGTTTAaacgaaaactattttttgcaGATATGACACAATTCGGCTTAACAACGACTAACTCGCATTGGGGCTATGGTGCAGCAGGGGCCTATTCTCCTTATTTTACTCCTTCTACATTGGGATCATGCGCTGCTACAACCACACAATTTAATACTCCCGCGTTGGGCTTTTCTGGAGCCACTCCGGATCAGACCAGCGCACAAGATGGATTTACCAGTAGTTCTACTGTTAGCACTTGTAAGTAATTATATAATGTTATAACTATTAGGGCCACCTATTTATAGTTAGTATTTTCAGTAATTCCAGATACCACGAATACGGATTTGGATCAACATTTGGGTTTGATTTCATCACAAAACCATACTAATCATCCGCAAACGTCCTCGCATACATCATCAACCCTTTTAGTACCAAGATACGGTTCAAACACAGATTTTAGCATTTCTGGACCAAGATCTTTATCAGATAATTCTAGTGCAGCAGAAAGTCCCGTTCAAGATGATCTCTTAACATCGCAGACTTCTTTAGGTGTGGGTCACCTTAATAACCCAAACGCAAGCAACTTTAATCTGTCTCAAAATATGTCGCAGAACTCTTATTCTTCAAGTACTTGTAACAACTCGATATATCCTGTATTACCAGGACTTTTATACTCGCAACTTTATTCAGCAGCTAATCATCAACCCCACAATTTTCATTCATTACACTCACACGGAGCACAAACACATAACGACTTACAAAGTGTTATGGATCATCTCACAACTAGTGCCAATCCAAGACAAATGAATGGGGGAACGACCGATTTACTCTTAAATAATGGCACTTGTGCTGCTGCTGCCCAAAGACAAGATGAAAGTCACGCAAGGGTGCTTAGCAGTAATGGGCCTAGAGGACCGGGACAAAATGGTGATGCTGTAGTTTGGAGACCGTATTAAAATAAGCTGTTTAATAGTATGCTGAatttagctttaattttttacgtTGCGTTGTTTTTTATATGACTGTTTATTCTTATTATATGTGTAAAGtatgttattgttaaatttttttttacaaaatttattttttaaaccatcagaagtaaatattttacaatcatTTAACCTTTATTTATACCAGtactaaatagttttttaaatattgttgcAAACGTTGTGTTTGAAATACTTACGTTATAATTTACTGTCATTTAGTAAGTGTATAATAAGGTTAAATTGGTTTGTACCGATGTCTGAGAaacgaattaaattatttaccctGTATGGCCAGTCTACGTCTTAATAGTAAACTTATTTATCGacctaaatataaaacttttatataaacaaattatggtataaaaaattaccttatattTTCGTACAATTCCGTGCTCAGAAActttagaacattaaaaggctagaattcgcattgccatggaactatgggcagtttgtttgcaacatctctgatggaatgatgccaaatgcttatgtagaaatcgcaaaaaaacaccctttataattttgacaggcgcaaaacaaCATTATTcctcttcaataaaatatgaagcattttttttcataaaatatgataagatagtGTATAAAGCAGTCAAcgtttaaagttaaataaatgtagataatgtatattagagaaaaaggcgaCAACATCGCAAcaccgctcgatcgcattgttgattccacagATACCAGTAATCTATagcagtgacgtcgtcaaaaaatatttacatgatacatatttattattaatagaatatgctttaaattataaaaaagattaccgtttatgaacgtttatgtattttttaacgtacttcattaaaGTACAGccaataaaaatcatttttctggaaattaaatattttatatgtattatgaatttcttaataaatttttattattctacgtttatgacgacggttgtcccttgatatgatgttatgacaatagcggtatttacttgtgaaaagatcgacTTAAATCGTCTTTTTCTTAAAGTGCGGCACAAatggcacaagtttttactatatGACTCAACCTTTTACCTTTTTTAACCAtaatctaaagaaaaaacacagaacttcacaaatatCGAATGTAAATACAGAGTCGCTTGTCAAGATGATGTTTCCACAAGATAACCTCAGCTTTTGTCTGCGGCGTTGccattacaaattttttagaagcggttttaataagaatgttaataattttttttttgctttgatggtatttttgcgcttaaaataacatattttactttttatttttaatttatatttaatatatgatATGTATTGATATATAGCTTACAATTTCcccttttgaaaatgcgtgtaaacttgacaacagagaatcaaatatgtttgtaaacaaaacaccttcTTTGCCCCCGTGCACACGTTGAACTccaacaaagttgttgtttactatttctagtctttcaatgttctaagtcagaaactaagaaaaatatacttttattatgtgcatttaaaacattcaataatataatttttgcgTCTTAAATTGATACcatttgttgttatttttttaataatgttaattttttattgctgcaatcttttattgtttagttatgtaatattttgagatatttaggTATAtctttttccagttgaaaaacaAATTGCGAAAGACTCTAGTAGGATGAGCCTATCAAATAGCCCCCAAACAAAAGTCAATCTGCCACAAATTATTCTAAAGCAGTTTAACCCTTTCACTGCGCGGTGCTAAATTGAAGTGGTCGCccaaaattaccatttttttgcGGCTTGCGAATATATTCGTCAAGAGCAGTTTGGTCCAATTTACCATattcataaatgatttttttttagtatttacaggaaaaaaaatacaaaatacttttCTAAATgctagtttattttaataaatgtgataCACGTTCAATATGGtatcataaaaaaacattttggatgGGTTACATGAtctaaaagtgtttttttgtatgatATATTTCAAAACAGGGAACTATACAAAGTGCTACATTACAAGTTGGGCACATATATCTTGATTCgcgtctttttttattttttgtataaacgACGCATCGTTTTGTAGTGGACTTCTTTTGGGCAGTGGATGGAATGAAATTTGCAAAGTGTCTTTCAGTTAGACGTAATTCCGAGTTTTCATCTAAAACTCTGCGACCTACCGTACGAGTGGAAACTGGTGTGTGAAATTTCgcgataatttgtttaattagcATTAGATGAAAATCTTCATTTGCATTTATATATTTGGTAGGCATTCAAAACCGTGCAATCTAATAAGTGGAAAAATACCTTTTTGTACCATTTCATTGATTTGCAAACGCACTTTACAGAAGAAAGGAGCATATCTGATTTATCGACGGCACCCATGTGTTGATTATAATCAACAATGCAGCTGGGTTTCATGATCCTTCTTCCTGTTTGATGGTCTGTCTTTCTTATCTCCTCGACGTCAGGTTTATGGCAACTTGACAACATGTTAACTTCCCTTTTATATTGCCATCTTACTGCAAGCAGGTTTTCAGTAGATCTATAAGTGTGAATTTTGGcacttttttcctatttttcttcACAGTACCACAAGTGGTTGTCTTGCGTTTATACAACGACTCAAACAAATTGGGGCTAGTGTACCAGTTATCCACGAAGGTGTGACCTTTTTTTAGGTAAGGCTCAAGTAAAGTCATTACTATGCTGCCAGATTTTCCAATATCAGCTCCATCAAATTCCTTTACGTTTGTCGAGGCACCAGTGTAGACAATAAAATCAAGTATATAACCCGTGTCACAGtcgcataataaaaaaaattttactccaAACCGGgagtaaaatttttttcgatGGGATATATTGTCGAAAAAAAACTCTACCTCTAAAAAGTAAGAAACTTTCGTTAATACATATATTCTTGAATGGACAAAAtgcttttttgaatttattttttagatggTGGACAACTAACCTTACTTTCTGCAAGAAATCTTTTTCTTCAGGTAAGGAACCATTATTATCAGTAAAGTGAAGTGATTTCGTTATTAGTAAAAATCTGTCTCTTTTCATAAGTCTGCTAAAAATTGGGGTTTTGATAAATTCATCATTTGACCAATAagagtttaatttgtttttctttacatGTGGCATTAGTAATGCTACAGCAAAGTAAGAGTACATCTCCTTATATTCCACTGGCCGCCACCTCTTGATACGTGAATGTTCAGATTG comes from Anthonomus grandis grandis chromosome 4, icAntGran1.3, whole genome shotgun sequence and encodes:
- the LOC126735609 gene encoding runt-related transcription factor 3 isoform X2 gives rise to the protein MHLTNTQTPNTASAASPDSSSLINDTYTKMTSDILAERTLNDFLSEHPGELVRTGSPLFVCTVLPPHWRSNKTLPVAFKVVALGDIGDGTVVTVKAGNDENYCAELRNSTAVMKNQVAKFNDLRFVGRSGRGKSFTLTIMVSTSPPQVATYNKAIKVTVDGPREPRSKTRQQQQFHFAFGQRPFPFATSDPLSGFRMPPIGNCNNMTQFGLTTTNSHWGYGAAGAYSPYFTPSTLGSCAATTTQFNTPALGFSGATPDQTSAQDGFTSSSTVSTLIPDTTNTDLDQHLGLISSQNHTNHPQTSSHTSSTLLVPRYGSNTDFSISGPRSLSDNSSAAESPVQDDLLTSQTSLGVGHLNNPNASNFNLSQNMSQNSYSSSTCNNSIYPVLPGLLYSQLYSAANHQPHNFHSLHSHGAQTHNDLQSVMDHLTTSANPRQMNGGTTDLLLNNGTCAAAAQRQDESHARVLSSNGPRGPGQNGDAVVWRPY
- the LOC126735609 gene encoding runt-related transcription factor 2 isoform X1, coding for MHLTNTQTPNTASAASPDSSSLINDTYTKMTSDILAERTLNDFLSEHPGELVRTGSPLFVCTVLPPHWRSNKTLPVAFKVVALGDIGDGTVVTVKAGNDENYCAELRNSTAVMKNQVAKFNDLRFVGRSGRGKSFTLTIMVSTSPPQVATYNKAIKVTVDGPREPRSKTMLSFLGQQQQFHFAFGQRPFPFATSDPLSGFRMPPIGNCNNMTQFGLTTTNSHWGYGAAGAYSPYFTPSTLGSCAATTTQFNTPALGFSGATPDQTSAQDGFTSSSTVSTLIPDTTNTDLDQHLGLISSQNHTNHPQTSSHTSSTLLVPRYGSNTDFSISGPRSLSDNSSAAESPVQDDLLTSQTSLGVGHLNNPNASNFNLSQNMSQNSYSSSTCNNSIYPVLPGLLYSQLYSAANHQPHNFHSLHSHGAQTHNDLQSVMDHLTTSANPRQMNGGTTDLLLNNGTCAAAAQRQDESHARVLSSNGPRGPGQNGDAVVWRPY